GGGCAGATGGCGACTGGTCGTTCATCGCGACCGTCTTGCCCCGTACACACCTAAACTGCCGGGCACTGGACATGCCGcaaagaccccaccaccactgACCAACATCAGCTCTCCAGTGCTTCCTTCAAATCCTGTTTCGCCACAAACTGTTTCCGCTCGGCCTCAACGGACACAGAGGCCACCATGCCGTCTTATGGACTTTAAGGTGGACTTTTGAactctctcttccttctttttctttttggggttgtgtttgtgtttggttgGTCGCCGGGGACGTCTgaccattgtgtgtgtgtgtgtgggggggggggggggggggggggggggctatgTGACATCCGCCACTGTGTTTGTGGGGGGGTGTGTGGGTATGTCATTACCTGGAATACCCAGAACTGCTTGCGTATAGATAGTTGACTATAATTGCTaatatttgtttatgtgtgctgttttatttcatgtcatTTGGTGGGTCTGGTTTAGTGTTAAGGTAGGTCTTGTTCTATGTAGTTACATGTGTTTATTGAGTGTGTTACCGTTTTTGTGGGGTGTTGGAGATGTATAGACCCAAGCGGTTCTGTGAGCAtcaagaaaaggaaaaacagaCTGATGCTTGTATTCTTTTGCACTAAGAGAGCAATAAATGTTCCAAGAAACAATGCAAGGTTTGTGCGATACTCTTGCTCCTGCTTGCACGCCACAATATTTTGGGCCTATCGCCATCATAGCCACAAACCAACTGCCCTTCGAGAGGGGAATCTCTCAACAAAAGGCTTaaacaaacagattttaaaagtATGTTATACGTACAttattcagaaatatatttataaatatttagaaaagTCATTACGTTGATACATATGTGGAACAAAtacttaaaatgtatataaaaataaaatatttatctctGTTTCCCACTCGACAGCCAAAATGTGTTGGTCCGGTCCAAAAGGAATCGTAGGCCAAAGTAGTCTAATTACCtaactttgttttctttattcatATGATTTTATTAATGATATGTTTTTATTCGCGGTATAAATTATGTTTACCTCACCAATATTATTGCATTTTAGTTGATTAAGAGCAAAGCACGGCCACATATCGACTCGAACTGCGCCTGCGCGAACTACCTCATATGCAAAGGAATCGAGTCTTTGAGTCGGTTCTGCCCCCCATTTATAACTATACATATGTGTTGTAGTGGGTGAAATCTTAGAAGTGACACgtgatattaaattaaatgtaatatgtgAGCCTAATGTCTAAGCTTCAGCAGATATTTTTACAAATAGCCGTGAAAATCAAAGAGCATAAATATGAGAATTGGTCCAGTATTTTAAGATATATTACAAACATATaatcatgtttttttgtttaaactttttattttatattatactgTGTCCTTGGGTGTATAGAAAAGTGCttgaaatgtttaattaattcattcattatctgtaaccgcttatccagttcagggttgcagtgggtccagagcctacctggaatcattggacgcaaggcaggaacacaccctggaaggggcaccagtccttcacagggcgaaatacactcatacattcactcacacctatggacactttgagtagcCAACCCATCTACCAATGTGCATTTTtgcaccgtgggaggaaactggagcacctggaggaaatccaaaaagacacggggagaacacaccaaactcctcacagtcagtcacccagagtgggacttgaacccacaaccaccaggtcccaggagctatgtgactgcaacactacctgctgcaccaccgtgctgcccaaaatgtttaattattattattattattattattattattattattattattattattattattattattattattgtcttaattttaaagaaatagaaaatatcttaaataaattttaaagaaagaaatattaaaCAAGTATGTGGTCTTCACAACTTTGCCCTGAATGTTATTGAACATGACTCATTAAGGTGTTTGAACAAGGCACCTGAAAATAATTAAGTTGTCATCACAAATATTAAAGTACATGCATGGGactatattgtgatatttatgACCACATGGCCACATCTTATTAAGAGAAGGTACTATAACTTATTACAGGTGCACCCAGATCTTATCAAGACACGGGAACGAGCTTATTCGGTATTAAGTCATGCTAAAATGTGACTATGGATTAGTAAATAGGATTAAGGTGTTACAAAAGTTGTGACCACGACTTCAAAAAGAGCGGAAATTTGTTAGAGTATTTTTGTATTATGATATTTATCTCTTTCACCTTACATAGTCGTGCCTTTTTTAAGAATAAATTCTCACCAACTAAGATAACTAATGTTGTCAGGGAGTCGCTTGGCAGAGTCGACTCTTCCTTCATGGGACGAGCCAATTTAAATGAGTCACTGAGCACCGTAAAAAGGGAAGTGCGCAGGCGCGGTAGGCCTCTGTCTCTGTGAGGAATCGGCTGCTTTGTTCGCTGTTGACTGAAGCCGTTTGTTATCTGAATTAATTTCGGTGAGTTAAACCAGTTTTTCGAATTCAAAGCAACACATTTAAATTTTCAAATGTTTGTGCTCTTTTTATGCTAGCTGTCGTCGTCGGATGgctgtttattttgtaataaatcTCAATTGTTTAGCATCTTTGCTAAGGTTAGGCTTCATGAGCCCAGCCATGCTAACGAACGTGTTGAGTGGGTTTAACAAAATAGGCGGAAATACAGACTTGTAATATTAAGAACTATTAAGTATAATGCTTTAAACGTGCTTTATTAAAGTATTTAACACTGTTATTTATTGGTAACGtcaaattaaatgtatattttgctTTCATTTCGAGGCAGTAGCTTAGCATAAGTTGAGTAAGTTCTCAGTAGCAGAGGTTACACATTAATAATGAGAGATAATTGGAGCAATACTGAAAAATAAACCACTATAATGTAACTAAGTATTTTTAAAATCGCTATGaaattgaggggaaaaaatctgGATACATGTTTGCTCTTATTAGTACATAATTAAAGTAAAtgcaataaatataaacacgtTAGGAATGTATCTATATGATTGTCCTGAGTTCTAACAAAATAGCGAATATATCAGTTTACAGAAGGATAGGAAATATTAGGTTCAGTACATACACTAATTTGTTAAGTTAATAAAGTATTAAATATAAGAATGCAGCTAATGCTCTCATAGAAGGTGGTTTAAAAAATcacaaatttttatttatttgcttagtTGCATCAACGTTTTGggagaaatgaaataaatagccTACCATAAGATAAGACACGAAATATCTTGCCAGGCCAAGAAAAATAGCAGTAATGTTCTAGGGCCGTTTTACATTTCCTCAGCTGCATTGATCGTATAGGTGTCCTTTTGAGAATTTAGTCCAGATGTTGTTTTGCAAACTTTACCCCACCCCTTCATTCTGTCCTACAATGCTCAGGAACACCACACAATTGCCACAGAGAAGGTATTATTTAGGTGGTGAAACGTTCTCAGCACTGAGGTGGCACTGATGTAGCAGTTGTGGTGGATAATGCCcagtttatacttctgcgtcgACCCAGTGCCATAGGCAACACGTTGACGCAAACCCAATGCCATAGCCTGACGTTCACCTCTCCAGAAAGGTAACTGTGTCGCGTCAACGCAGACCACAACAACTGGGATTGGTCAGATGACGGACGGACAATGTTTATGCTGAACTGAATAAGTACAGGATCATGAACTCCTCCACAGATGCAGACAGCAGCACCTTCATGacaagagatttcctcagacatggtgtgggcttcagggatgaataaaaatattgaacaaaggaaaaatagagCTCTCAGAGGGGGAAAATATAAGTAAACGAGAAGCTAAACTACGTGTGAAAAACATCTCAGCTTTGTATCAgttactttcctggcacctcatgtaaacactgctctctctcaaaCAATGACCTCCTACcttaatagtgcactttaaagatttataaaagtaattctactacGCCACTACATaatgtagaggaagatgtttgaggtTAAGCCCTAGTAATGTgacggtgtaattgcagagtgacgCAGACATCAACGCAGAATTATAAATGCTCACAATGGCGTAGGCCTCTTGCGTGGAGTCCACACAAGTATAAATCGGCCTTTTAAGGACACGTTACGCTGGTATGTGTAGATCAGAGTTGGCTTTACTGCTGGAAATTAGTGGTGACAGCAGGCAGTCCACTGGACCATTTGCTCAATATTTTTGAATGGTGAATAATGCACAGTCCAGCAAAGAGACTGAGGtattttttaaaactccagcagccctgctgtctgatgtaccagtgcaacacacccaaacacattACCCTCACATCATAGCTATTTGAGGGGGAAAATGGTGAAAGGGGACTAACACTGAAGTTGTGGGCAGGCATCCTAAGCACCCAGAAAGTAGTTTGGGATTAGGTTCtatgctcaagggcacctcatgTCTGAATTGAGGCAGGAGGACTGTGCTGTACCTTAACTTCCCAGCCCCAGTTTTTCTTGCAGGTAGTGGGAATCAAAACAGCAACCTACTAGTTCCAAGCACACATCTCTCTATTACATTTACCTAAATTATATGTAAAAACTGGCTCCAAGTCAGTGTTCCTCAAAGAAAGGAGCAAGCTTTCTCTTCAGTGTAAACCTTACAAATGGCTGTATGACCCTGCAGATTTTCAAGTGTTTGATTCTGAAGTcgagaaaaaaaatctctttttaGACTTGGAGTTGAACAATAATTGTATATCTCATAGCTTGGATTTAGCTCAGAAGAATACACATTTCAGAACAAAGGACTGCAAAGTGACATGTCTTGCTGCAAGGTGATAATTTTAAACCATTCCACTGAGccataaacaaaaccaaaatagaTTGGACACACCCAgaaactacattttttttttagtgttttccAGTGAAGCTGGCAAATAAAATATGctcaaaatacaacaaaaaatgtaagatttttaaaatctgtacTAAATTCATGCACATTAAACTTTCATATTAAGAGTAAACTTGTTCTTGGGAAATTTGACTGCTAGGagagtgttttaaaaataaagcatattttatataatttgatCAATAGAATGAGCCTGAAATATTAGTTAAGAATTTTGGTAAAGAGAAATTTGGCTACGGCAGGAGAGAATTGTTTATTTTACCTTGACCAAAAACTAAATGTCAGAGTCTGTTGTGGGGTCAtaacaaaaaatgtttattagaGTGGAAACAGCCTTTGAGGTTCGTGATTTACCTGTTAAATGTCATAAAGTCCTCATTTAAATCATCTGTGTATAAATTGTTTGTGAAATTTTTCTcctaaaacaaataaactactTAAAATGGAATGAATGTCCACATTACATAGCACTGCAGATACATCTGAATTTCTAAAAATTCACGAATAGCATAGTCAAGAGTACATAATTTTTCATTCCACATTTATAGTAACAAATATGCAACTTAAGTTGGATGTTCTCAATATTCACTCTACCTTAAACAGATTATTTATATGCTGCTGTAGTTAGCTGCTTGTACTGATTTTTCAATTCATGTTTAGTTGGCATCTTTTCAAAGCTGAAATTGACTTCTAATATACTAGTTTGAAATACAGCACCAAATTTAAAGTGTAAGTAAAATTTTACATAAACAGGCATAGTTTGAGACCACATTTGTAACAATTTTCTTTGTGGTGATACTTAACCTTCCCTCTTTGTCTTGTTAATAGGTGTCTTTTATGAATAATCAAAAGCAGCAAAAGCCAACGCTAACCGGCCAGCGTTTTAAGACTCGGAAAAGAGGTGAGAATAGTGTCTCAGATCTAATGAACTCAGACAAACCACTGCAGCTCTTATATCTTCCCCCTTATGTTTCTTAGATGAAAAGGAGAGATTTGATCCTTCTCAGTTTCAAGAAAGTATTGTGCAAGGCTTGAACCAAACTGGCACAGATTTGGACGCGGTTGCTAAGTTCCTTGATGCCTCTGGTGCGAAGCTCGACTATCGCCGGTATGCAGAGACACTCTTCGACATCCTGGTGGCTGGCGGCATGCTTGGTAAGACTGCtttcaaaaagaaaacattgGATTACTTTTAATGGTTTTAATATGGTTCTAGTGCTGATCTGTTGTGTTCTTTACTGTGTATgtgaacacttgaagaaactCTGCATTTTCACATATTTAGCCCAATAAATGTTCACAGGGAAGAGAATTTATTTAAATCCTCCCCTCTTCCATTTATGAGTGGTATGTTGTCACAGTTTAACAAAAccaatgtttgtttgttcttgtgTTTTAGCCCCAGGTGGGACCCTATCCGATGACATGACCCGTACTGAGTACTGTCTCTTCACTGCAAATGAGGACCTGGAGACAATGCAAGCTTATGCTCAGGTATGTATTTTACCAGTCAGTTCACATACACAAACCCCATTGCTTGAAACATTAGAAGATTGAGTACAATACAGTAACAACATGAAACtgtgattaattaattttcctGAATCCTTATTTAACTGAGAAAATGACAggaatgtgttttaatgttttgccaGACTAACTGAATTGCAGTTAGTAAATAAACAATGCTTGATTTTGATGCCTGCAACTCAAATTTGAGAGGTAAAATGAGTTTTAAAAGTTTATGGTACACTCAAGTTGcgctataaaataataataataaaaatgggtCCACAATCCACAGGTTAATTGGCAACAGTTGAGGGTGTAATGATGAGTATTAAAAGGGATTATAAAAATCAAGTAATGGCTCATTTATTGCCAGCAAAGATGGGTTGTTGATCACCATTTTTAACAAGAATATtatcacaattaaaaaaattccaGTGTTTTAAGAACAGTATTGCAAAATATTTAGGTATTTTACCTTACATAATATTGTAAGGTTCAGGTAATTTGGAGAAATCTCGCTGAGTATAGAAAGGCCATAAACCACTGAATGTGCATGACCTTTAAACCATTGGACAGCATTTAGTGAGAAAATGTAAAGTTGCTGGAATGaatatagccacatgggctctgaactgttttcagtTGGACAGCGTGGTAACGTCAAGGAATCTCAGTTCTCTGCGAAACCCTTTAGGGAAAAAACAAATCAAGTTTTTAGGAGAGGACCATGCACACCTTTGTGTGAAAAATTTAAGTCAAAATCTGTCATGGGTCTGTCAGTTTTGCATTGAATGACTCATGATTTGACCTTGTGTGAAGGCATCATCTGGTGTGCATATATTGGGATTTGAGTGACACATTCTTACATCAGAGCCATATTTTTTTGAAAGATTCATACAAAATGATGGCTGTGGATATTATTCAGAAAAATTGTTAATCACTGAATACctttttaattgtaaatattaaggAATGTTGATTTAAGTCCTCATGGTTTTAGActtgaaataaatattaaatgtccAGTTTCTATTTTCCATTTGCACAGTAGTGTGAAACACAATATACATCAGgctgtttatttaaaatcatctttttattgttattgcatGGTGTATACAGTATTACAATTTCTACGGCAATTCCATGAATTTGAAATCTCAGCTTTCTCTGTGCATCTATAAAGTCTGTAgtaattttataatgtttttggCCTTCCTGAAATTTGGTTTAATTGATCAGTTTAAATGTTAAAGCCCATGTTTCTCCAGTTTATTATGCAAGATACTTAGTAATGTGTGCCGTTCTAAATGTGCCTTAGTGACAGACTCCTTTTGTTTTCTGAATTGAACGTGTCTGAACTGGCTTGTGTGCAGGTTTTTAACAAGCTGATCAGGCGGTACAAGTACCTGGAGAAAGGGTTCGAGGAGGAGATCAAGAAGGTGAGTACAGGGTGGAGTTTCAACTCTGAGCGTGTTGGGTATTAAATGTCCTCTCCAAGCCGGATCCTCCAACTTTAGTTTCCTGAAGTCTTTAAGAAAATAAGGTCTTAAAGAAAACAATGTTAATCTGGTTTAGGTGTTGAAACCAGCACTCAAATCACAGATTTAGGCTGATGTGATTGGCTAATAAGTTGTATAATTACATAACCTTATATTCATATTACGTTATATTCATACTATgccatcaaatttaaaatttattttggtAAAATCAAATATGAAGATTTCTACATAACCCCTTGATTTGGGATTTTTCACAGACGTGATTTTGCTCAGTTTAAGTGCAAAAGTAAACTTTCACAGCGTCTGAGTTTGAGCTCTGCAAAATCAcaaactaaatggttttaagtAAGATCACTTTATTTATAGGCTTGAATATAAAAGGACTGCTAATATCTTGTATTATGTGCCctgcagctgctgctgtttttaaaaGGTTTCACAGAGTCAGAGCGTAACAAGCTGGCCATGCTGACCGGCATCCTGCTGGCCAATGGCAACATTTCAGCATCCATCCTCAACAGCCTCTTCAACGAGAACCTGGTCAAAGAAGGTAAACCACATCTTTGGCTGTTCATGCCTTTAGTGCCTTTTCAGCCAGGGCTTAACTTGTGTGCATAAATGAATTTGGTCTGttcaagacttttttttttaatattcacaaACTCTTGATAATTGTGTTAATGACAATGAATTTAACTTGTGGTTCAGGTGTTTCTGCTGCCTTTGCTGTCAAACTGTTTAAATCATGGATCAACGAGAAGGACATCAACTCTGTCGCTGGCAGTCTCCGAAAAGTTGGCATGGACAACAGGCTGATGGTACGGTGTAtataaagcataaaacaaaattaagcAAGAATTAAATTACTGACCACTACTTAGATTCTCAGATATCATAGGATTTTAGAATGCATGTCTGTAGATTATagtattatattaatttttgtCCTGTCTTCTGTGAATGCCAGGAGCTGTTTCCGGCCAACAAGCGGAGCTGCGAGCACTTCTCCAAATACTTCACGGATGCGGGGCTGAAGGAGCTATCTGACTTTGCCCGAAACCAGCAGTCCATCGGCGCTCGAAaggagctccagaaagagcttcAGGAGCAGATGTCCCGTGGAGAGTCCCTCAAAGATGTACATCAATATACCACACTGAACACTTAATGGAGTTACTTTTGACAGTTGTAAAGTTTACGAGCCACACAATATTTATACTAATGGAGCTCAAATTGCTTCAAGTTAAGATACTGTAAGGAGACAATCTGTTAAAAATTATGTAACAGCAAAATTATCAATACATTAGAATATTCTTAATTGGCATAAGCTGAAGAGAATTTATCAGACCTAAagaattttttataaatatgtagtGACAAACTGCATTGCTGTGATGCAGATAATTGCGTACGTCCGCGAGGAGATGAAGAAGACCAACATCTCGGAGCAGACGATGATAGGCATTGTGTGGACAAGTGTCATGAGCTCTGTTGAGTGGAACAAGAAAGAGGAGCTCGTCACTGAACAAGCCATCAAACACTTGAAGGTGCACACTTTACACAGACCACACACTTGGCTTTATTCTGCATTTGGGTAGTCCTCATAAATGTGAATTCTGTTTGAAATTCTAGTAAAAATCTAGATATATTCCTTTAGAACATAATTTTACACTTTCACAATAATTGAGTGACCTTCCTGTGTGACATGAATTATTGGGTGTTTTGTATTGAAATTAGAATCTTACCAACCTCACCGAAGGTTAAATGCAAAGAGGGATGTGTGTAGAGTTAAGGTTAAAGGCTCAACCAGTCATTTTCACCAAATGATGCATCTTAACATTGATACACTAACACTTAATGACCTAGATGTGTCATAAATTCTTTTACTACTATTTTACACTTAAACTATTGGGTTTGGAGACTACAAAGTATTGTACTTCAGAGGAACATGATCTAGCTAATTAATATTGTTTGCTACATTTTTGTGATTGTTCTTGTTCCACAAATTTATGGTGTCAATGAATTGTGCCTCAGTGAGTAGTTGGTAGACATTTAAATGTGCCTTTCTGTCCACAGCAATACAGCCCCCTGTTGAACGCATTCACATCCCAGGGCCTGTCTGAGCTCACCCTGCTTCTGAAGATCCAAGAGTACTGCTATGACAACATCCACTTCATGAAGGCCTTCCAGAAAATTGTGGTGCTGCTCTACAAAGGTAAATTTCCACAATTAATGCTTCAATTCTTCACTTTATGCAAATCAAACTGTGGAAACCTATGTAACACTTCATAATAGACGTATgcagactttatttatttattttaaataaatgagttGTTCATCACTGTCAGTTCTAGGAGTATAAAATACTTTAATACATTAAGTGTAAACTTGAAGATCAGCAGATGTGTTCAGCAGTATGGTCTCATGTTAGCCTGCGACCATAAAAGCCATTTAGTTCCTCAGGCAAACAGTGGCTTTTGTTTCAGTTATAACTGTAACATACAGCTTTAATTCCTCTTGCTACATTGtccctgtttatttttaaagctgaTGTTCTGAGTGAGGAGGCCATTCTGAAGTGGTATACTGAGGGTCACCTGGCCAAAGGAAAGAGCGTCTTCCTGGAGCAGATGAAAAAGTTTGTGGAGTGGCTGAAGAATGCAGAAGAAGGTGAACAAAACATTCAGCTTCTGTTTACAATGAGAATGAATTTCTGAAATTGAAGGGCTAGAATCTTACATTTAGCCATTAAAGTAAGGTGTATGTGGTTTTTCCATCAGTCTCTCAGGATTACTTGCAGTTATTGCTAATGATTTTAGCAGGAGAAATATTCCATATAGAAGTGAGTTAATTGATATAGTTTAGAGGTCGAGAATATAAGGGTTATTGTCTGTAGAGGGTCATGCATTTATTCATGGCTTAATTTTTTTGCCTTGCACACCCCTCATGTAAGATTTTTCTGCTCTGATTGTCCTTCATAAACATGGTTGCCCCCTTGTTTGGGGCTTGCTCTGTGGAACATAAACtgctatatgatatatattttttagggACTGTAAAGCAGTTTGATtcttgttaaaattcagaaagcACTTTTTCATGAATGTTGCTTGCTACTTTTGGGTTGTGAAAGATGCCTAACTGCTCATTTAAGAGCAGAATTTGAAAGCCCTTATTTTGTGTTTAGAATCTGAATCTGATGAAGAGGAGGGAGATTAAGAATCGAGTCTGGGAGCTGCAGCAGCCTGGAGTCCAACACAGGAGCCGCAGAATGTTTTTGTTACAGAAGTGCTCGTCTTTCtaagtttttcttttcttttttttttttctcctatataaattcttcttttcttttgatTCTACCTCCTGTTTTTCAACCATAACATTTAGATGTCATTTAAGGGCTttgtaacaaaaacaaaatggttAATTTTAACAGGATTTTTCTATCTAATCTCAAGGTTTAcactttaaaggagaaaaaggaaaaacagcACAAGTTGCAAATCATCAAATCCCTTTTTGTAATAATTTACTCATGGAACTGAGCGTGGATGTGTTTGGACatctttaaatttttttttttttttttggttattcCACGGTTTCTTTTGAAAGATGACATTCCATAATGTTTAGCCACTGTATGGTTTTGCTTAAGAATGCCCTTTATTGAGCCCTTATTTGGGACAGTTGGACTAAATTAAAATCCTCATTTCAAGTGTAGCTAAAATAAgtaatttgccatttctttaTAATTCTGAATCACATTCCAGTTTAAAAGGCACTTAAGTCATTAATGATTTTATCAATGTAGAGGATattaaaaccctcaagtgactTAAGACATCTACCCCTTTTACGCTACACTTaaaaggagggggaaaaaaatcatgtGAATTGGGCTAAAATTCTGAGAACTTGTCTCCTGATCCTACAGTTGTTGCCAAAGGTCAGAGCCCTGTCTGAGGACCATCAGCTGCTTCTAGCTGCTACCTATGTCGCTGTTGGCTTTAAAGCTGCTCAGTAACTCGCTAGACGCCACCTTAAATGACCCTTAAATGATCGCTGGCCTTTTCTCCTCTCTGACGTATCACCAACTTTATCGATTCATCACCGAGTTTTCTTTAATCTGATGATTACCTAATTGActttttttaagaaataaagTTAGAAGTAGCCTATTTTGTGTGACTGTTTTCTTTGATGTGCACAAGTTTGATGTGGGACACctgaagttttatttattaaatggaaACTTCTGCAGTGAAAACACCTTAACTCATTTTAATACACGTAATGGGGTGCACTAACATTTACACTCAGCTCTGGTTTAAATGACTAACACACGACATCTGATCTGATGTTACACATGATTTTTGAGAGTGAAGTTACAGCTGCAGACTTTAATTGTTCTAGTTAATTTTAACGCAGAAATGGGTTAtaacttaaaatgtatttttaattatcAGTACATATTGTATGTTCAGATGAATATGAGCTCTTTCTTTAAACACCACCAGGTGGCATCAGTGTCTTTTTCCAACCCTGAGTTCATGAACCACTGACAgacaacacaattttaaacagATTATACAAAAGTctttgaaaataatttaatacattttttttttaaaaccatgaGTACAGATGGTATTCAGTCGTTGTACaaaatcaaagaaaataaaacatcagcGTTTTCATAGCAGCTTTGACATTTTGCTGTGTGCAAAGGACAATTTCAAGTATTTGGACAGAGTTGTATGTGagctaattttttttaaattattttttctttttcctttttttttgtttttgaatagAGGTAGGCCACATCTCGTGAGGGGCAGGGAGGTGGGGTGgggttttaattacatttaagctGTGTCCCATTAGAGATTTGCAGTCTTGCACTCTTATTGCATTTGAATTATGCTCTTCAAAATGAACTTTAAAGTTCAGGCCAATAATTGGGACATATCCTGAGGCTCTGACTTGTTGATTTCTACCTTCGAGGTTATGAATTTCACACAATTATCAGAAAT
This window of the Hoplias malabaricus isolate fHopMal1 chromosome Y, fHopMal1.hap1, whole genome shotgun sequence genome carries:
- the bzw1a gene encoding eIF5-mimic protein 2-A, whose protein sequence is MNNQKQQKPTLTGQRFKTRKRDEKERFDPSQFQESIVQGLNQTGTDLDAVAKFLDASGAKLDYRRYAETLFDILVAGGMLAPGGTLSDDMTRTEYCLFTANEDLETMQAYAQVFNKLIRRYKYLEKGFEEEIKKLLLFLKGFTESERNKLAMLTGILLANGNISASILNSLFNENLVKEGVSAAFAVKLFKSWINEKDINSVAGSLRKVGMDNRLMELFPANKRSCEHFSKYFTDAGLKELSDFARNQQSIGARKELQKELQEQMSRGESLKDIIAYVREEMKKTNISEQTMIGIVWTSVMSSVEWNKKEELVTEQAIKHLKQYSPLLNAFTSQGLSELTLLLKIQEYCYDNIHFMKAFQKIVVLLYKADVLSEEAILKWYTEGHLAKGKSVFLEQMKKFVEWLKNAEEESESDEEEGD